A stretch of Christensenellaceae bacterium DNA encodes these proteins:
- a CDS encoding glycerate dehydrogenase, translated as MTKIVVLDGYTENPGDLSWDALAALGELTVYDRTPADKIVGRIGDADVVYTNKTPLSRETLDACKNIRFIGVLATGYNVIDVDAAREKGIIVSNIPTYGTDAVGQFAIAMLLEICHHIGHHDQAVHEGRWTNNDDWCFWDYPLIELAGKTMGIIGFGRIGQATGRIAKALGMKVIAYDSYQNEAAKTIGQYVDLDTLLRTSDVIALHCPLFPDTNGIINKDTIAKMKDGVIILNNSRGPLIVEEDLTEALDSGKVYAAGLDVVSTEPIKADNPLLGAKNCLITPHISWAPRESRQRLMDIAVDNLKQFLAGNPVNVVNP; from the coding sequence ATGACGAAAATTGTAGTACTTGACGGATATACAGAAAACCCGGGCGATTTGAGCTGGGACGCTCTGGCCGCCCTCGGTGAACTCACCGTATACGACCGTACGCCCGCAGATAAAATCGTCGGGCGCATCGGCGACGCGGACGTCGTTTATACCAACAAAACGCCTCTTTCACGCGAGACACTGGACGCTTGCAAAAACATTCGTTTCATCGGCGTGCTTGCTACCGGCTATAACGTGATCGATGTAGACGCTGCCAGGGAAAAGGGCATTATCGTTTCCAATATTCCGACCTACGGAACGGACGCAGTCGGTCAGTTTGCCATCGCCATGCTGCTGGAAATCTGCCACCATATCGGCCATCACGACCAGGCCGTTCACGAAGGACGCTGGACCAACAACGACGACTGGTGCTTCTGGGATTATCCCTTAATCGAGCTGGCAGGAAAGACCATGGGGATCATCGGCTTTGGGCGGATCGGACAGGCGACCGGACGTATCGCGAAAGCTCTCGGCATGAAAGTAATCGCATACGACAGCTACCAAAACGAAGCGGCCAAAACCATCGGCCAGTATGTCGACCTGGATACGCTGCTCAGAACCTCGGATGTAATCGCGCTGCATTGTCCCTTGTTCCCTGATACCAATGGGATTATCAACAAAGACACGATCGCTAAAATGAAAGACGGCGTAATCATCCTGAACAACAGCCGCGGTCCGTTGATCGTAGAAGAAGACTTGACCGAGGCGCTTGACAGCGGCAAAGTCTATGCCGCCGGTCTCGACGTTGTTTCCACAGAGCCCATCAAGGCGGATAATCCCCTGCTGGGTGCAAAAAACTGCCTGATTACGCCGCACATCAGTTGGGCGCCCAGGGAAAGCCGTCAGCGCCTGATGGATATAGCCGTCGATAACTTAAAGCAGTTCCTTGCAGGAAATCCCGTTAACGTTGTCAATCCTTAA
- a CDS encoding xylose isomerase, translated as MRDSIHKYFQVGTIQWMSHPKRGVLDSIATIAKDDFFDALEVCKFADDETRAQAKNILEQSHLKVCYGAQPRLLGPGLNPNNIDEAGRKAAEATLIEAVDEAEYLGAKGIAFLAGKWEEATKDQAYAQLLKTTRAVCDYAAGKGMIVELEVFDFDMDKAALIGPAPYAAKFAADMRTTHNNFGLMVDLSHFPTTYETSQFVVRTLRPYITHFHIGNAVVAEGCEAYGDQHPRFGYPNSANDTPELLDFFRVLRDEGFFNAQSPYVLSFEVKPWKDEDEDLILANTKRVINRAWALLED; from the coding sequence ATGAGAGACTCGATCCATAAATATTTCCAGGTCGGTACCATCCAGTGGATGAGCCATCCGAAACGCGGCGTACTGGATTCTATTGCTACGATCGCCAAAGACGACTTTTTCGACGCGCTTGAGGTATGCAAATTCGCCGATGACGAAACGCGCGCGCAGGCAAAGAACATCCTGGAGCAGTCGCACCTTAAGGTCTGCTACGGCGCGCAGCCAAGACTTTTGGGCCCTGGACTCAATCCCAACAATATCGACGAAGCGGGGCGCAAGGCCGCCGAAGCGACGCTTATTGAAGCGGTCGACGAAGCGGAATACCTTGGCGCAAAGGGTATCGCTTTTCTGGCCGGCAAATGGGAAGAGGCAACCAAAGACCAGGCCTATGCGCAGCTTTTGAAAACAACGCGCGCCGTATGTGATTATGCGGCTGGAAAAGGCATGATCGTAGAGCTGGAAGTATTCGATTTCGATATGGATAAAGCCGCGCTCATCGGCCCCGCGCCGTATGCGGCAAAATTCGCGGCTGATATGCGCACCACACACAACAATTTCGGCCTGATGGTAGACCTGAGTCATTTCCCGACCACCTACGAGACCAGTCAGTTCGTCGTGCGCACATTGCGGCCGTATATCACGCACTTCCACATCGGCAACGCCGTTGTAGCTGAGGGCTGCGAAGCCTACGGCGACCAGCACCCGCGTTTTGGTTATCCCAACAGCGCGAACGATACGCCCGAACTGCTGGACTTTTTCCGTGTACTCAGGGATGAGGGATTTTTCAATGCGCAGTCTCCCTATGTCCTCTCGTTTGAAGTCAAACCGTGGAAAGATGAGGATGAGGACCTGATCCTGGCAAATACCAAGCGCGTGATAAACCGCGCGTGGGCACTTCTGGAAGATTAA
- a CDS encoding alcohol dehydrogenase catalytic domain-containing protein: MENSDTMKALVKYASGSGNMEIRDMPVPHAGPGQIKIKVMEAGICGSDLHIYHSDIAIPINPPVITGHEFSGIVEEVGEGVSGFKPGDPVVSETAYDYCGKCDFCREGWYNLCIERKTLGYWYNGIFTKYTVVPADRVHHIPEGVSFTAAAMTEPLACVTHAVGDLTVINPDDVVLVSGPGSIGMMAAQVAKAYGAKVIVSGTDIDEERLALARQLGADYTINVQKEDLNDLVLRVTDGYGVDVVLECSGAAIAINTALRLVKKRGYFTQIGLTGKKIEFDIEAINYKEMHFSGSMGSRNASWRMALKLLGSHRVNVEPLVTHKLPITRWKEAFDLFEKKAGAKIFLLPVD; the protein is encoded by the coding sequence ATGGAAAACAGCGACACAATGAAAGCTCTTGTAAAATATGCGTCCGGCTCGGGCAACATGGAAATACGCGATATGCCCGTGCCCCACGCCGGCCCGGGTCAGATCAAAATCAAGGTTATGGAGGCCGGTATATGCGGCAGCGACCTGCATATCTACCATAGCGATATTGCCATCCCCATCAACCCTCCCGTTATTACCGGACATGAGTTTTCCGGTATCGTCGAGGAGGTCGGCGAAGGAGTATCCGGATTTAAACCCGGCGATCCCGTGGTTTCGGAAACTGCGTACGATTATTGCGGCAAGTGCGATTTCTGCCGCGAGGGCTGGTATAACCTGTGTATCGAACGCAAAACGCTTGGCTATTGGTATAATGGGATTTTCACCAAATACACCGTAGTACCCGCAGACCGCGTGCATCATATTCCGGAGGGCGTAAGCTTTACGGCTGCCGCCATGACCGAACCGCTCGCCTGCGTCACGCATGCCGTGGGGGATCTGACGGTAATCAATCCGGACGACGTTGTCTTAGTCTCCGGTCCCGGCTCCATCGGCATGATGGCGGCGCAGGTTGCCAAAGCCTATGGCGCAAAAGTAATCGTTTCCGGTACGGATATTGACGAAGAACGCCTCGCGCTTGCAAGGCAATTGGGCGCAGACTATACCATCAACGTCCAGAAAGAAGATCTTAATGACCTTGTCCTGCGCGTCACGGATGGTTACGGCGTGGACGTAGTGCTGGAATGCTCGGGCGCGGCCATCGCGATCAATACCGCCTTGCGCCTGGTAAAAAAACGCGGCTATTTCACGCAGATCGGCCTCACCGGCAAAAAAATCGAATTCGATATTGAAGCAATCAATTATAAGGAAATGCATTTTTCCGGCTCCATGGGTTCGCGTAACGCAAGTTGGCGGATGGCTTTAAAGCTGCTTGGTTCTCACCGCGTAAATGTGGAACCGCTCGTCACTCATAAGCTGCCCATTACGCGGTGGAAAGAAGCTTTCGACCTGTTCGAAAAAAAAGCAGGCGCTAAAATATTCCTGCTCCCCGTGGACTAA
- the acoL_1 gene encoding dihydrolipoyl dehydrogenase, which translates to MEIVILGGGPGGYVAAIHAAKSGAKVTLIEQDRLGGTCLNRGCIPTKAILHSASLLHEVKTGKEIGVEADGVSLNFSSVMSNKDKIVSKLTGGVGYLLKKNNVRVITGEAKFLDAHRVSVNGQEIKADTFIVATGSSPSDLPFAKADGINILNSDHILKLTSLPKTLAIVGGGVIGCEIAQAFSRMGCEVSIVEMLPRLIANMDEDQSALLEKTMKTDGVNIFVKHTIQSITPGVGSVSVSCTSPDGQKKTITAEKVLLAAGRRPNSAALAPHKAGIAMTPKGYIATNANMRTNVPNIYAIGDVTGNIQLAHVASHQGIVAVNNILGHPQQIEYTAVPQCIYTSPELASVGLTESVAAKKGAVKVGRFSAAGNGRALIEREDGFSKIIADQRTGVIYGIHLAGPMVTEMISGMAALVQFETATGDLEDVIFAHPSVSEMIHESILDTDGMAIHQ; encoded by the coding sequence ATGGAAATCGTTATCTTAGGAGGAGGTCCCGGCGGCTATGTAGCAGCCATTCACGCTGCCAAATCAGGGGCCAAAGTTACTTTAATTGAACAGGACAGGCTGGGCGGCACCTGCCTTAACCGTGGTTGTATTCCCACAAAAGCCATTCTGCATTCCGCGAGCCTGCTCCATGAGGTCAAAACCGGAAAAGAGATTGGCGTCGAGGCTGACGGGGTATCCTTGAATTTCTCATCGGTCATGTCCAATAAAGATAAAATCGTTTCAAAGCTCACCGGCGGCGTCGGGTATCTTTTGAAGAAAAACAACGTACGCGTGATTACGGGCGAAGCGAAATTTTTAGACGCGCACCGCGTCAGCGTCAACGGACAGGAAATCAAGGCCGATACTTTTATCGTTGCCACCGGCTCCAGTCCGTCCGATCTTCCCTTTGCCAAAGCGGACGGAATCAATATTTTAAACAGCGATCATATCTTAAAGCTTACATCGCTGCCAAAAACTCTTGCCATCGTCGGCGGCGGCGTGATCGGCTGCGAGATCGCCCAGGCTTTTTCACGTATGGGATGCGAGGTCTCTATTGTAGAGATGCTTCCCCGCCTGATCGCCAATATGGACGAAGACCAGTCCGCCCTGCTTGAAAAAACAATGAAAACGGACGGAGTCAATATTTTTGTAAAGCATACAATCCAGTCCATCACGCCGGGCGTAGGTAGTGTCAGCGTTTCCTGTACTTCGCCTGACGGGCAAAAAAAGACTATAACCGCGGAAAAAGTTTTGCTGGCGGCCGGGCGCAGGCCGAACAGCGCCGCTCTTGCGCCCCATAAGGCAGGTATCGCCATGACGCCTAAGGGATATATTGCCACCAACGCCAACATGCGCACCAATGTTCCCAATATCTACGCTATTGGCGATGTCACGGGAAATATCCAGCTTGCGCACGTCGCATCGCATCAGGGAATCGTTGCCGTAAACAATATCCTCGGCCATCCGCAACAAATAGAGTATACCGCCGTACCCCAGTGCATCTATACCTCTCCCGAGCTTGCATCCGTCGGCCTTACCGAGAGCGTCGCCGCCAAGAAGGGCGCGGTTAAGGTCGGGCGGTTTTCTGCCGCAGGCAATGGGCGCGCCCTGATCGAGCGGGAGGACGGTTTTTCCAAAATCATTGCCGACCAACGCACAGGCGTGATCTATGGTATTCATCTTGCGGGCCCGATGGTGACGGAAATGATCTCCGGCATGGCGGCGCTCGTGCAGTTCGAAACCGCGACCGGCGACCTGGAAGATGTTATTTTCGCACATCCCAGCGTCAGCGAGATGATCCACGAAAGTATCCTCGATACGGACGGCATGGCGATTCACCAGTAA